A DNA window from Seriola aureovittata isolate HTS-2021-v1 ecotype China chromosome 8, ASM2101889v1, whole genome shotgun sequence contains the following coding sequences:
- the npas4a gene encoding neuronal PAS domain-containing protein 4A has product MYRSTKGASKARRDQINAEIRNLKDLLPISDADKARLSYLHIMSLACMYTRKSVFFTQEAGTAASLEESARFLSFHELSELMQALPGFLMLLTGEGKLLYLSDSVSEHLGHSMVDLVAQGDSVYDIIDASDHFIMRTNLSTSTSLEMDRLFRCRFNTSKSVRRQSAGNKLVLIRARCLSPPSTSPAAGSYWTSNPVWVCFCSPLEPHPSRSGPGAERELTSASPLAESNLFLACFYSQHGRDMRLQAAQDSVSAYLGFDVTALRSRSWYSLLHPQDLSHASAQHRSLLREGGEGRAEMVVRVQAQDQSWVWLYMVLQLQPGEIPISSNNYIISESEAWSVRQQLSSEQTQLTLILTAGTSQQESLSLQSPETLSSPDQVFTPGSSGLSAQSFDFSTAGCSVGSSDEPGSSAAEAMQLEGDPRSSISSLEEESFFQQQPTESPSAASSPTPVTVETVADLDFLTQNILLPPSFQLDPPLPALPLPLPPVPTSQAQQTKEFVCTPPYTPQVSGASFPFGEPLFSFDPTGTTTPPPSATTATATTSVAPSVPASAPPTTTSSPTPPTTLSTKLPLALPTPSTDLLFPVEPCSGSLYEKLPPTPDSPGDGDCTVMTLPEVRGPLYVDVPLGPLQCPPEGLLTPEASPGKQPCLSFFSLEREREKERAEISLLAQHISSLAEGFYLDPLLSKLSPPSMSPSSSPPSPFLSPTVETADVDSVHMLREFYPIKAWRGLDIPIFLDDDDSLFEESILETLLQDDFAPPQSPGISSPSPCTSPMPNPSSPTSPQTPVCWRQPSQFEGVGHFCSVQSAQCNSMAGCGATVAAEAGVMAEGEGLAEEAMEIEVVSSPVSSCSSIPASPPLILTASPSPATSMPIGSPTPAVSCTQSLLEELAVLEPMFGAGASIAPGLGQQPELYQLQCHPSPQCFHKDGSGSVPPF; this is encoded by the exons ATGTACCGCTCAACCAAAGGAGCTTCCAAGGCTCGACGGGACCAGATCAACGCCGAGATCCGGAACCTGAAGGACTTGTTGCCCATATCCGATGCAGATAAAGCGCGACTCTCATACCTGCACATCATGTCACTTGCCTGCATGTACACCAGGAAATCCGTCTTCTTCACTCAAG AAGCAGGAACTGCCGCTAGTCTTGAAGAGAGCGCGCGGTTTCTGTCTTTCCACGAACTGTCGGAGTTGATGCAGGCGCTGCCAGGCTTTCTGATGCTGCTGACCGGGGAGGGGAAGCTCCTGTACCTGTCAGACAGCGTCTCTGAGCACCTCGGACACTCCATG gTGGATCTTGTGGCACAGGGGGACAGTGTGTACGACATCATCGACGCCTCAGACCACTTCATCATGAGGACCAACCTGTCAACCTCTACATCACTTGAGATGG ATCGTCTCTTCCGCTGTCGCTTCAACACCTCCAAGTCCGTGCGGAGGCAGAGTGCCGGGAACAAGCTGGTTCTGATCCGGGCTCGCTGCCTCTCTCCCCCCTCAACCTCTCCTGCCGCTGGGTCCTACTGGACCTCCAACCCTGTCTGGGTGTGTTTCTGCTCCCCCCTGGAGCCCCACCCGAGCCGCTCCGGCCCCGGGGCAGAGAGGGAGTTGACTTCCGCCTCTCCCCTTGCTGAGAGCAACTTGTTCCTGGCCTGCTTCTACTCCCAGCATGGCCGGGACATGAGGCTACAGGCAGCACAGGACAG TGTGAGCGCCTATCTTGGCTTTGATGTGACAGCTTTACGCTCTCGCTCTTGGTACAGCCTCCTCCACCCACAGGATCTGTCACATGCCTCCGCTCAGCACCGCAGCCTAT tgagagaaggaggagagggcagAGCTGAAATGGTGGTGCGTGTGCAAGCTCAGGATCAGTCGTGGGTTTGGCTTTACATGGtgcttcagctgcagcctgGAGAAATCCCCATCAGCAGCAACAACTACATCATCAG TGAGTCTGAGGCCTGGTCTGTGcgtcagcagctcagctcagagcAGACCCAGCTGACCCTGATCCTGACTGCTGGTACCTCTCAGCAAGAGAGTCTGAGCCTCCAGTCCCCAGAAACCCTGTCCAGCCCGGACCAGGTCTTCACCCCAGGCAGCAGCGGCCTGTCTGCCCAGTCCTTTGACTTCAGCACTGCTGGCTGCAGCGTGGGCTCCTCTGATGAACCAGGGAGCTCTGCTGCTGAGGCCATGCAGCTGGAGGGCGACCCTCGTTCCAGTATCTCCTCTCTGGAGGAAGAAAGCTTCTTTCAGCAGCAACCTACTGAGAGCCCCTCAGCTgcctcctcccccaccccaGTCACTGTTGAAACAGTAGCAGACTTAGACTTTTTAACCCAGAACATTCTCCTGCCACCTTCCTTCCAGCTCGACCCTCCACTGCCAGCTCTCCCCCTGCCTCTCCCACCTGTCCCCACCTCACAAGCTCAGCAGACCAAAGAGTTTGTGTGCACGCCACCCTACACTCCCCAGGTTAGTGGGGCTAGCTTCCCATTCGGTGAACCCCTCTTCAGCTTTGACCCCACTGGCACTACCACACCTCCGCCCTCTGCTACAACAGCCACCGCCACCACCTCTGTGGCCCCCTCAGTGCCCGCCTCTGCCCCACCAACTACCACCTCCAGCCCTACTCCCCCCACCACCCTCTCTACCAAACTTCCCCTCGCTCTACCTACCCCATCCACTGATCTCCTCTTCCCTGTCGAGCCCTGCAGCGGCTCCCTTTATGAGAAACTGCCCCCCACACCTGACAGCCCCGGAGACGGCGACTGCACAGTAATGACCCTGCCCGAGGTACGGGGTCCACTGTATGTAGATGTACCACTGGGGCCCCTCCAGTGTCCACCTGAGGGCCTCCTCACCCCTGAGGCATCACCTGGTAAACAGCCCtgcctctccttcttctccctggagagagagagggagaaggagagggcaGAAATCTCTCTCTTAGCTCAGCATATCAGCTCACTGGCAGAGGGATTCTACCTGGATCCACTCTTGTCCAaactctctcctccctccatgtCACCCtcatcctcccctccctcccccttcctgTCTCCCACTGTAGAAACTGCTGATGTTGATTCAGTCCATATGCTTAGGGAGTTTTATCCCATCAAAGCATGGAGAGGTCTGGACATTCCCATCTTCCTAGACGATGATGACTCTCTGTTTGAAGAGAGCATCCTAGAAACCCTCCTCCAAGACGACTTCGCTCCTCCCCAGTCCCCTGGCATCTCCTCCCCGTCTCCCTGCACCTCCCCTATGCCCAATCCCTCCAGCCCAACCTCTCCTCAAACCCCAGTGTGCTGGCGCCAACCCTCCCAGTTTGAGGGAGTGGGCCACTTCTGTAGCGTCCAATCGGCGCAATGTAACTCCATGGCTGGGTGCGGGGCGACTGTGGCTGCTGAGGCTGGGGTGATGGCGGAAGGGGAGGGGCTAGCGGAGGAAGCAATGGAGATCGAGGTGGTGTCATCTCCAGTGTCCTCTTGCTCCTCCATCCCAGCTTCCCCTCCCCTCATCCTCACTGCCTCCCCCAGCCCTGCCACCTCCATGCCCATTGGCTCGCCCACGCCCGCCGTGTCTTGCACTCAGTCCCTCCTGGAGGAACTGGCCGTCCTGGAACCCATGTTTGGGGCAGGTGCCTCGATCGCCCCTGGCTTAGGGCAACAACCTGAGTTGTATCAACTCCAATGTCATCCATCGCCACAGTGCTTCCACAAAG atgGGAGTGGAAGTGTTCCTCCGTTCTAA